In Lewinellaceae bacterium, a single window of DNA contains:
- a CDS encoding choice-of-anchor J domain-containing protein, with amino-acid sequence MRKAVQLTLALMLCATFAQAQETITYDFEDGLMPAGFTLINQDMLIPNEPDDMVFADSAWIVIQSGLLGSYAALSLSWYVDDAGPADDWMILPKLQLGDSPMLSWTAQSTTSSGNFPDSYQVLINTGEPTYDDFSNNGSILLEIAPEEHLTAQMRELDLSAYANQAVYIAFRNITPSGDALLIDDITVTNVITSAVREIDNESFRMALTPNPVSQGPVQLAYTLEESSEVELLIQDMMGRTLQAAPQGRRPAGNNTAAIDINQLAGGTYIVAIRSEKKAGTAKLIVRH; translated from the coding sequence ATGAGAAAAGCAGTACAACTTACGTTGGCCTTAATGCTATGCGCCACCTTTGCGCAGGCACAGGAAACCATTACCTACGATTTTGAAGACGGCCTGATGCCGGCGGGGTTCACCCTGATCAATCAGGATATGCTGATCCCCAACGAGCCGGATGACATGGTATTTGCGGACTCAGCCTGGATTGTCATCCAAAGCGGCCTGTTGGGAAGCTATGCAGCGCTTAGCCTCTCCTGGTACGTCGATGACGCCGGCCCGGCCGACGACTGGATGATCCTGCCCAAGCTGCAACTGGGAGATTCCCCTATGCTGAGCTGGACGGCCCAGTCTACCACTTCCTCTGGCAATTTTCCGGATAGCTATCAGGTGCTCATCAACACCGGAGAACCTACTTATGATGACTTTTCCAACAATGGCTCGATCCTCCTGGAGATTGCTCCCGAGGAGCACCTCACAGCGCAGATGCGCGAGCTGGACCTCTCGGCGTACGCCAACCAGGCTGTCTATATTGCTTTCCGCAACATTACGCCTTCCGGCGATGCCCTTTTGATCGATGACATCACAGTCACCAACGTTATCACTTCAGCCGTTCGCGAAATAGACAACGAATCCTTTAGAATGGCGCTGACGCCCAACCCTGTGAGCCAGGGCCCGGTTCAACTTGCCTATACCCTGGAGGAAAGTTCTGAGGTGGAACTGCTCATTCAGGATATGATGGGCCGCACCTTGCAGGCCGCCCCACAGGGCCGCCGGCCAGCCGGCAATAATACTGCCGCAATCGATATTAATCAGCTCGCCGGCGGAACATATATCGTAGCCATCCGTTCCGAAAAGAAAGCCGGCACGGCAAAATTGATAGTAAGACATTAA
- a CDS encoding Uma2 family endonuclease: protein MPSSAKLETKTIHPIREIAELGPLILDKALSIEEFAALSARYPDLRMEREKTGKITIMSPVKFGSGNRESIPLIYLGAWWLLKKSGKPFSASAGFKLPDGAIKSPDCGWISDERLAQSPDQEVFLPVMPDFIVEVRSQTDRLAKLKKKMKNVWIKNGVRLAWLIDPYAEKAYVYRANGEVETVAGFEGKKLTGEEVMPGMELPLEELRIEEQ, encoded by the coding sequence ATGCCATCAAGCGCCAAGTTGGAAACCAAAACCATTCATCCGATCAGGGAAATAGCCGAATTGGGGCCTTTGATCCTGGATAAGGCCTTATCCATAGAAGAATTCGCCGCGCTTTCTGCCCGCTATCCGGATTTGCGGATGGAGCGGGAAAAGACTGGAAAAATTACGATTATGTCTCCTGTGAAATTTGGCTCGGGGAATAGAGAATCCATTCCTTTGATTTATCTGGGCGCATGGTGGTTGCTTAAAAAATCGGGCAAGCCCTTCAGCGCTTCCGCTGGCTTTAAACTGCCTGACGGAGCCATAAAAAGCCCGGACTGTGGATGGATCAGCGACGAACGCCTGGCCCAATCGCCTGATCAAGAAGTGTTTTTGCCGGTAATGCCGGATTTTATCGTCGAAGTACGCTCTCAAACCGACCGCCTGGCGAAGCTGAAAAAGAAAATGAAGAACGTTTGGATCAAAAACGGCGTCCGCCTGGCCTGGCTGATCGATCCCTACGCAGAAAAAGCCTACGTCTACCGCGCCAATGGAGAAGTTGAAACGGTTGCTGGCTTCGAAGGCAAAAAATTAACGGGAGAAGAAGTGATGCCCGGCATGGAGCTTCCGCTGGAGGAACTGCGGATCGAAGAACAGTAG
- a CDS encoding TonB-dependent receptor produces the protein MKHWRILLIAAVCLGWASIAPAQRTITGAVTDAETGEPLIGANVLIQGASSGTVTDFDGKYDLKVPEEAKKLEFSYTGYTPKVVEIGNQSAIDVQLAAGQVLDEVVVVGYGTQKKKDVSSAIESLSAEDVQDVPTASFEAAIQGKASGVNISSPSGTPGGAINVNIRGVSSIGASSQPLFIIDGIPVVSRNNSALNQNIQPVNPLADLNPNDIESITILKDASAASIYGSRGANGVILITTKRGASEKTQVSVGYYKGFSNITDVPEMMGAREFVRFLNVAAENDGLGPDYFNDDFGFDPGDPNADVQTTDIYNAIFRTGQVDNADLSIQGGNDKTQFYLSGNFFNQSGIQIGQEFQRLSTRLNLDHRLNEKIKLGANFAVNRSNHRRTINENDEYGVVINAQAWDPSAPIYEADGSYANPFNYNTWWPLDNPVLIALEYKNRSISSRLQSSLFGQYEIIPGLVLKSVWSVDLNTLNEESYTPTFSNKTSIGQGIFATWEELSWQSENTLNFTRVLGDHSFNLIGGFSAQEIKAVFSDMEGAGYSTNETPSISAAANIITATTGRRRSSLLSYLGRFNYAYKGRYLATFTVRADGSSRFGANNQYGYFPSGSLAWVVSEEPFMADQGLFSNLKLRGSYGITGNQEIGSDWVGTWGLDAPYNGRSGISPSQLENPDLSWEKTSQLNLGIDLGLLDSRFNLTADYFIKNTTDLLLNADVSGLTGFTTVIQNVGEIENKGFEVSLNTLNIHTRDFSWTTAFNLALLDNKIIKLFNDGEILGRNHILKEGESASTLYMIKFQGVDPETGDALFEDLNGDGVIDFDDRQIVGSAIPTYFGGFNNTFSWKGLSLSAFLQFSGGNKIFNQSRHAYENYGQLRSGLPYGNNSRYVLENYWREPGQQTDVPRPSLQTGQMQRFSTQFLEDGDFIRLKNLRLAYQFPAPVVQKMRLRSLTLYAQAQNLLTITDYRGFDPEVSTNTASQGALNTQQGEDFGTLGQARTISVGVNVGL, from the coding sequence ATGAAGCATTGGCGAATACTCCTGATAGCTGCTGTCTGCCTGGGGTGGGCTTCCATTGCCCCGGCACAGCGCACCATCACCGGCGCCGTTACCGACGCCGAAACCGGAGAACCGCTCATTGGAGCGAACGTTTTGATCCAGGGCGCTTCTTCCGGAACGGTTACGGATTTTGATGGAAAATACGATCTGAAAGTGCCGGAAGAGGCAAAAAAACTGGAGTTTTCTTATACCGGATACACCCCCAAAGTAGTAGAGATCGGCAACCAGAGCGCGATCGATGTACAATTGGCCGCCGGCCAGGTCCTCGACGAGGTGGTCGTCGTCGGTTACGGGACTCAGAAGAAAAAAGACGTGTCGAGCGCCATCGAGTCCCTCAGCGCAGAAGATGTCCAGGATGTGCCCACGGCCAGCTTTGAGGCGGCCATTCAGGGCAAAGCCAGCGGGGTGAACATCAGCAGCCCTTCCGGTACGCCGGGCGGCGCCATCAACGTCAACATCCGGGGCGTCTCCTCCATCGGCGCCAGCAGCCAGCCCTTGTTCATCATCGATGGCATCCCGGTGGTCTCCCGCAACAACTCCGCTCTGAACCAGAACATTCAGCCGGTCAACCCGCTGGCCGACCTCAATCCCAACGACATCGAGTCGATCACCATCCTGAAAGACGCTTCAGCGGCTTCCATTTATGGCTCCCGCGGTGCCAACGGCGTCATCCTGATTACGACCAAGCGGGGCGCCAGCGAAAAGACCCAGGTCAGCGTGGGATATTATAAAGGCTTCTCCAACATCACCGATGTGCCCGAAATGATGGGCGCCCGCGAATTCGTCCGCTTCCTCAATGTGGCCGCTGAGAATGACGGCCTGGGCCCGGATTACTTCAACGACGACTTCGGTTTCGACCCCGGCGACCCCAATGCGGATGTACAGACAACCGATATTTACAACGCCATTTTCCGCACCGGCCAGGTCGACAATGCCGATCTCAGCATTCAGGGCGGAAACGACAAAACCCAGTTTTACCTCAGCGGCAATTTTTTTAACCAGAGCGGCATTCAGATCGGGCAGGAATTCCAAAGGCTCAGCACCCGCCTCAACCTCGACCACCGCCTCAACGAGAAGATCAAACTGGGCGCCAACTTTGCAGTCAACCGCTCCAACCACCGGCGGACGATCAACGAGAACGACGAGTACGGCGTAGTGATCAACGCCCAGGCCTGGGACCCCTCGGCCCCCATTTACGAGGCGGACGGCAGCTACGCCAACCCTTTCAATTACAATACCTGGTGGCCGCTCGACAACCCGGTGCTGATCGCCCTGGAGTATAAGAACCGCTCCATCTCTTCCCGCCTGCAAAGCTCCCTGTTCGGGCAATACGAGATCATCCCGGGGCTTGTGTTAAAATCGGTTTGGTCCGTCGACCTCAACACCCTCAATGAAGAGTCGTATACCCCGACCTTCAGCAACAAGACGAGCATCGGCCAGGGCATATTCGCCACCTGGGAGGAATTGTCCTGGCAGTCGGAAAATACACTCAACTTCACCCGGGTGCTGGGCGATCATAGCTTCAACCTCATCGGCGGCTTCTCGGCTCAGGAGATCAAGGCCGTTTTTTCCGATATGGAAGGCGCCGGTTACTCCACCAATGAAACGCCCAGTATTTCGGCAGCGGCCAATATCATCACCGCTACTACCGGCCGGAGGCGTTCCAGCCTGCTTTCTTACCTGGGGCGTTTCAATTATGCTTATAAGGGCCGTTACCTGGCCACTTTCACCGTGCGAGCCGACGGTTCTTCCCGGTTTGGGGCGAACAATCAGTATGGCTACTTCCCGTCCGGCTCTCTGGCCTGGGTAGTTAGCGAAGAACCGTTTATGGCCGATCAGGGCCTTTTCAGCAACCTGAAGCTGCGGGGCAGTTACGGCATAACCGGCAACCAGGAAATCGGCAGCGACTGGGTGGGCACCTGGGGGCTGGATGCGCCTTACAACGGCCGCAGCGGCATCTCGCCTTCTCAATTGGAAAACCCGGACCTGAGCTGGGAGAAAACCTCCCAGTTGAACCTGGGCATTGACCTGGGCCTGTTGGACAGCCGGTTCAACCTGACAGCCGACTACTTCATCAAGAATACTACCGACCTGCTGCTCAATGCTGATGTTTCGGGCCTGACCGGCTTCACTACGGTCATCCAGAACGTCGGAGAGATCGAGAACAAAGGGTTTGAAGTGAGCCTGAACACGCTCAATATCCATACCCGGGATTTTTCCTGGACGACCGCCTTCAACCTGGCTCTGCTGGACAACAAGATCATAAAATTGTTCAATGACGGAGAGATCCTGGGCCGCAACCACATCCTCAAGGAAGGCGAGTCGGCCAGTACGCTTTACATGATAAAATTCCAGGGAGTGGACCCCGAGACGGGCGACGCCCTCTTCGAGGACCTCAACGGCGATGGCGTGATCGATTTTGACGACCGGCAGATCGTGGGCAGCGCTATTCCCACCTATTTTGGCGGCTTCAACAATACCTTTTCCTGGAAAGGCCTTTCGCTCTCCGCCTTCCTGCAGTTCTCGGGCGGCAATAAAATTTTCAACCAAAGCCGCCATGCTTATGAAAATTACGGCCAATTGCGCAGCGGCCTGCCTTATGGCAACAACAGCCGCTACGTGCTGGAGAACTACTGGCGGGAGCCGGGGCAACAGACGGATGTGCCCCGCCCCTCCCTGCAAACCGGCCAGATGCAGCGCTTCAGCACCCAGTTTCTGGAGGATGGCGACTTCATCCGCCTGAAAAACCTGCGCCTGGCCTACCAGTTCCCGGCACCGGTTGTGCAAAAAATGCGCCTGCGTTCCCTGACGCTCTATGCTCAGGCCCAAAACCTGCTTACCATCACCGACTACCGGGGCTTCGACCCCGAGGTTTCGACCAACACCGCCAGCCAGGGCGCTCTGAATACCCAGCAAGGAGAGGACTTTGGCACCCTGGGGCAGGCACGGACGATTTCGGTGGGGGTCAATGTGGGGTTGTGA
- a CDS encoding T9SS type A sorting domain-containing protein: MDTRFYITLFLISLPGLFYSQGYTNWIVGDTADVQPGNIQPGIVLAGGGGDNDPAMQWMLSRAGGGDVVVIRASGSDGYNPYFYSELGIEVNSVETIRFESGIAADDPYVINRIRGAECLFIAGGDQFDYYSYWKDTPVEEAINYLINEKGVTVGGTSAGMAILGQCYYTPSGSSLDAEEALGNPFHPDYNILGCNDFLNVPYSQYLVTDTHYEQRERPGRHVGMLARIAQEYHTRSFGIAANEYTAVAVDEAGLARAFGDYPEYEEDFVFFLQANCQEEFLPEVMQAGRPLTWDRGHSAVKVYALPARSDGGSTFDLTDWQTGSGGEWQNWYVRDGTLEKVFNTGPDCAAALSSTKGLAPEKQWTIFPNPASERLFVQWPSGSRMDGLELRNAYGQVVIRRAEPVQELNLSELPAGVYLVEVNVEGSILMRKFVKE, encoded by the coding sequence ATGGATACTCGTTTCTATATCACTCTTTTTCTTATCTCCCTGCCCGGCTTATTTTACAGCCAGGGCTACACCAACTGGATCGTTGGCGACACGGCCGACGTTCAACCCGGCAACATTCAGCCCGGCATCGTGCTGGCCGGCGGCGGCGGCGACAACGACCCCGCCATGCAATGGATGCTCAGCCGGGCCGGCGGCGGCGACGTGGTCGTCATCCGCGCCAGCGGGTCGGATGGGTACAACCCTTATTTCTACAGCGAACTCGGCATTGAAGTCAATTCGGTGGAAACCATCCGTTTCGAATCCGGCATTGCAGCTGACGATCCTTACGTAATCAACCGGATTCGCGGCGCGGAATGCCTGTTCATCGCCGGCGGCGACCAGTTCGACTATTATTCCTATTGGAAAGACACTCCGGTGGAAGAGGCCATCAACTACCTGATTAATGAGAAGGGAGTAACGGTAGGCGGCACCAGCGCCGGCATGGCCATCCTGGGGCAGTGTTATTACACGCCTTCCGGCTCTTCCCTGGATGCCGAAGAGGCCCTCGGCAACCCTTTTCATCCGGATTACAATATCCTGGGTTGCAATGATTTTCTGAATGTGCCCTATAGCCAGTACCTCGTCACCGACACCCACTACGAGCAGCGGGAGCGCCCGGGCCGCCACGTGGGCATGCTGGCGCGCATCGCCCAGGAATACCATACGCGTTCTTTCGGCATTGCCGCCAATGAGTATACCGCCGTGGCGGTCGACGAGGCCGGCCTGGCCCGCGCTTTCGGCGATTATCCGGAATACGAGGAAGACTTCGTCTTTTTTCTGCAGGCCAACTGCCAGGAAGAATTCCTGCCGGAGGTGATGCAAGCCGGCCGCCCGCTCACCTGGGACCGGGGGCACAGCGCCGTCAAAGTGTACGCCCTGCCCGCCCGTTCCGATGGCGGAAGCACTTTTGACCTCACAGACTGGCAAACCGGCAGCGGAGGGGAATGGCAGAACTGGTATGTCAGGGACGGAACGCTGGAGAAAGTTTTCAATACCGGGCCGGATTGTGCGGCGGCGCTGAGCAGCACAAAAGGGCTGGCCCCGGAAAAGCAATGGACTATTTTCCCCAATCCGGCCTCTGAGCGGCTCTTCGTGCAGTGGCCATCCGGCAGCCGGATGGATGGGCTGGAACTGCGCAATGCTTACGGGCAGGTAGTGATTCGCAGGGCGGAGCCAGTGCAGGAACTGAACTTATCGGAACTGCCGGCCGGGGTTTATCTCGTAGAGGTGAACGTGGAGGGTAGCATCCTGATGAGAAAGTTTGTGAAAGAATAA
- a CDS encoding RagB/SusD family nutrient uptake outer membrane protein, protein MKTINFKYIVLSAVVFLSAACNNFLDVELDGQIITSEAIVNKETAEAAAIGLYNSFQGVNLYGGDFVLVADLLGGNAIATGFRQRYEDLSNARVPTTNPYIEDVWVDLYNIINSANNILANIDGIDGIGDADRSRIEGTAYYFRGSAYFGLLCQFGEFFNESSALGVPVFTEVLDRSTATSVGRATVAATYGRIIEDLDNAARALPDDDDRYFVTQAAARALLARVHLYRKDWANARAYAELLLNDGDYALNENYNDNFETEGSPESIFELQFTTQDGQDLSSLLMLSAANEVSGSNELWEAFEENDARKEQFLRRFGVVRCTKYGELATDIDYNVPVSRLAEMYLIRSEAIANTEGVSAALEDLNAIRTRSLPGSPVAEADVPNLEAYNSFLIRERRLEYAFEGHYWFDLVRLGRAALVRQIEDYRVVLPIPDREVKVSNGVIGQNPGY, encoded by the coding sequence ATGAAAACCATAAACTTCAAATACATCGTGCTATCGGCGGTCGTATTTTTGAGTGCCGCCTGCAACAACTTCCTGGATGTGGAGCTCGACGGCCAGATCATCACTTCGGAGGCCATCGTCAACAAAGAAACGGCGGAAGCAGCGGCTATTGGGCTGTACAATAGCTTTCAGGGCGTCAACTTATACGGAGGGGATTTCGTCCTGGTGGCGGACCTGCTCGGCGGCAATGCCATTGCCACCGGCTTCCGGCAGCGTTATGAGGACCTGTCCAACGCCCGCGTACCGACGACCAATCCCTACATCGAAGATGTGTGGGTGGATTTGTACAACATCATCAACTCCGCCAATAATATTCTGGCGAACATCGACGGCATCGATGGGATCGGCGATGCAGATCGCAGCCGGATCGAAGGCACGGCCTATTATTTCCGGGGCTCCGCCTATTTCGGACTGCTGTGCCAGTTCGGGGAGTTTTTTAACGAAAGCTCCGCCCTTGGGGTGCCCGTCTTTACAGAGGTACTCGACCGCAGTACAGCTACCTCGGTAGGGCGGGCTACGGTAGCGGCCACCTACGGCCGCATCATCGAAGACCTGGACAACGCCGCCAGGGCTCTGCCGGATGACGACGATCGCTACTTTGTCACCCAGGCGGCCGCCCGGGCCTTGCTGGCCCGCGTACACCTGTACCGGAAGGACTGGGCCAACGCCCGCGCCTACGCCGAACTGCTCCTCAACGATGGCGACTATGCGCTCAATGAAAATTATAATGATAACTTTGAGACGGAAGGCTCGCCGGAGTCGATCTTCGAACTGCAGTTTACCACTCAGGATGGGCAGGATTTGTCGAGCCTCCTGATGCTTTCCGCCGCCAACGAGGTTTCCGGCTCCAATGAGCTGTGGGAGGCTTTTGAAGAAAACGATGCCCGAAAGGAGCAGTTTCTGCGGCGCTTTGGGGTGGTGCGCTGCACCAAATACGGCGAACTGGCGACGGATATAGATTACAACGTCCCGGTTTCCCGCCTGGCGGAAATGTACCTCATCCGCTCCGAAGCCATCGCGAATACGGAAGGAGTGAGCGCTGCATTGGAAGACCTGAACGCCATCCGCACCCGTTCATTGCCCGGTTCGCCGGTCGCGGAGGCCGATGTGCCCAACCTGGAGGCCTACAACAGCTTCCTGATCCGGGAGCGCCGCCTGGAGTACGCCTTCGAAGGCCACTACTGGTTCGACCTGGTGCGCCTGGGCCGGGCTGCCTTAGTGCGGCAGATAGAAGATTACCGGGTTGTTTTGCCTATTCCGGACCGGGAGGTGAAGGTTTCTAATGGAGTGATCGGGCAGAATCCGGGGTATTAG
- the yfcC gene encoding putative basic amino acid antiporter YfcC, whose product MKLFQKFPDSIVIIMAIMLAFIILTWIVPAGEFDRAEVAGRQVIVAGSYHKVEPAPQGVGDFFMGPIRGFISAAQIIGFVFLVGGAFNILTRTGSVDAGLRDIIKLSERRPGYKKWIIPLIITLFSLAGATFGMCEEVLVFVLITIPLSLALGYDSIVGLAISFVGAGVGFAGAFINPFTIGVAQGIAELAPASGMGYRLVVWTITTLIAILYIMRYARRVEKDKTLSPMYEIDEERDISHLNEDEGEGFTTRHKLVLLILAAALALLVVGVSSWHWYIDEISALFIAMGVAAAIVGQLSLEGAVEAFKDGARDMITAALVIGLAKGLIVIAEDGRIIDTILNSIASSSEGLPQAITVEIMFIFQTFLNFFVPSGSGQAALTMPIMAPLSDLLGLSRQTAVLAFQFGDGLSNMIIPTSGVTMGILAVAKVPYNVWIKWFTPLLLILIGACMLLLLPPLFLFSW is encoded by the coding sequence ATGAAGCTCTTCCAGAAATTCCCGGACAGTATCGTGATCATCATGGCCATCATGCTGGCCTTTATCATCCTCACCTGGATCGTGCCCGCCGGCGAATTCGACCGGGCCGAAGTTGCCGGGCGCCAGGTCATCGTCGCAGGTTCCTATCACAAGGTCGAACCGGCCCCCCAGGGGGTTGGCGATTTCTTTATGGGCCCCATCCGGGGGTTCATCTCGGCGGCGCAGATCATTGGTTTTGTCTTTCTGGTGGGCGGGGCTTTCAACATCCTCACCCGCACCGGGTCGGTGGACGCCGGTCTGCGCGACATCATTAAGCTGAGCGAGCGCAGGCCTGGCTACAAAAAATGGATCATCCCTTTGATCATCACCCTGTTTTCCCTGGCGGGCGCCACCTTTGGCATGTGCGAAGAAGTGCTGGTCTTCGTGCTCATCACCATCCCGCTCAGCCTCGCCCTGGGTTACGACTCCATTGTGGGCCTTGCCATTTCTTTTGTCGGGGCAGGGGTTGGCTTCGCCGGCGCCTTCATCAACCCTTTCACCATCGGGGTGGCGCAGGGCATCGCCGAGCTGGCGCCCGCCAGCGGCATGGGCTACCGGCTGGTGGTATGGACCATCACAACCCTTATCGCTATCCTGTACATCATGCGCTATGCCCGCAGGGTAGAAAAGGATAAAACCCTAAGCCCCATGTACGAGATCGACGAGGAGCGGGATATCTCGCATCTTAACGAGGACGAGGGCGAAGGGTTCACCACCCGGCACAAACTGGTGTTGCTCATTCTGGCCGCCGCCCTGGCGTTGCTCGTCGTCGGAGTGAGCAGTTGGCACTGGTACATCGACGAGATTTCCGCGTTGTTTATCGCCATGGGCGTCGCGGCGGCAATTGTCGGCCAGCTCAGCCTGGAGGGCGCCGTGGAAGCTTTCAAGGATGGCGCCCGTGACATGATCACCGCCGCCCTGGTCATCGGCCTGGCCAAGGGGCTCATCGTTATCGCGGAAGACGGCCGCATCATCGACACCATCCTCAATAGCATTGCCTCGTCCTCCGAAGGGCTGCCTCAGGCCATCACGGTAGAGATCATGTTCATCTTCCAGACTTTCCTCAATTTCTTTGTGCCTTCCGGTTCCGGGCAGGCCGCCCTCACCATGCCCATCATGGCGCCCCTGAGCGACCTGCTGGGCCTCAGCCGGCAGACTGCCGTGCTGGCCTTTCAGTTCGGCGACGGCCTGTCCAATATGATCATCCCCACCAGTGGAGTAACCATGGGCATACTGGCGGTGGCCAAGGTGCCTTACAACGTTTGGATCAAATGGTTTACGCCGCTTTTGCTGATCCTTATTGGGGCTTGCATGTTGTTGTTGCTGCCGCCGTTGTTCCTTTTTTCCTGGTAG
- a CDS encoding isoaspartyl peptidase/L-asparaginase has protein sequence MPEYSLAIHGGAGTILRSEMTAEKEESHQKALLAALQAGEALLKAGRSALDAVETVVRSLEDCEYFNAGKGAVFTHEGNNEMDASIMCGKTLKAGAVAMVQGVKNPISLARRILEASDHVLLCGPGALEFAREQGIEEALPDYFYSEFRQRQLQAARARGKAQLDHSQKHGTVGAVACDRHGHLAAATSTGGLTNKQYGRVGDSPIIGAGTYANDLTCAVSCTGYGEYFIRGVVAYDVSCLMEYRGLSLEEAARHAIHHRQLALGGDGGLIAVDAKGHIALPFNSEGMYRAWVREGEEVGVKIYKD, from the coding sequence ATGCCTGAATATTCCCTGGCCATTCACGGAGGCGCCGGCACCATCCTGCGCTCCGAGATGACTGCCGAAAAGGAAGAGTCCCACCAAAAAGCGCTGCTGGCGGCCCTGCAGGCCGGAGAGGCCCTGCTCAAGGCGGGCAGGAGTGCGCTGGATGCCGTCGAAACGGTCGTCCGTTCGCTGGAGGATTGCGAGTATTTCAATGCCGGGAAGGGCGCCGTTTTTACCCACGAAGGCAACAATGAGATGGACGCTTCCATCATGTGCGGAAAAACGCTGAAGGCGGGAGCCGTGGCTATGGTCCAGGGGGTAAAGAACCCCATTTCCCTGGCGCGGCGCATCCTGGAGGCCTCGGATCACGTGCTGCTCTGCGGCCCTGGCGCATTGGAATTCGCCCGTGAACAGGGCATTGAAGAAGCGCTGCCGGACTATTTCTACTCCGAATTCCGTCAACGGCAGCTGCAGGCAGCCCGGGCCCGCGGCAAAGCGCAGCTCGACCACAGCCAAAAACATGGCACGGTAGGCGCGGTGGCCTGCGACCGCCATGGCCATCTGGCCGCCGCCACTTCCACCGGAGGCCTGACCAATAAACAGTACGGCAGGGTAGGGGATAGCCCCATCATCGGCGCGGGCACGTACGCCAACGACCTGACCTGCGCCGTGTCCTGCACCGGCTACGGGGAGTATTTTATACGTGGCGTGGTGGCCTACGACGTCTCCTGCCTTATGGAATACCGTGGTTTGAGCCTGGAAGAGGCTGCCCGCCACGCCATTCACCACCGCCAACTTGCCCTGGGCGGCGACGGCGGCCTGATCGCCGTGGATGCGAAGGGCCATATCGCGCTGCCGTTCAACTCGGAAGGGATGTACCGGGCGTGGGTGAGGGAGGGGGAGGAAGTGGGGGTGAAAATTTACAAAGATTAG